From the genome of Carassius gibelio isolate Cgi1373 ecotype wild population from Czech Republic chromosome B10, carGib1.2-hapl.c, whole genome shotgun sequence, one region includes:
- the pstpip2 gene encoding proline-serine-threonine phosphatase-interacting protein 2, which yields MRELHFKDNFWNSEIISTAGYDSIVQHLNDGKRTCKEIEDFMKARAAIEEKYAKELLGLSKKVCGHSEMNTLKRSLDVFKLQTENVSLSHLHLAQTMREEAKKLEDFREKQKEARKKVEQHMDALHKQKAAQYKKTTDAKKTYEQKCRDKEEAEQNMNRNASTSSSKQQEKLYAKTQQAKQTAEEADRIYSQNVSLLGKLREEWLNEHVKACEFFEKQEMERISTLRNVVWTHLNHLSQQCVTSDELYEEVRKSLEQCNIQEDIEHFINLRRTGDKPPASVLYENFYNNQRSAPTRSLPTAGRRAAAPPPPVAENDPLYSTVAEPGYSLIRY from the exons ATGAGAGAACTGCATTTCAAGGATAATTTTTGG AACTCTGAAATCATCAGCACAGCTGGATATGACAGCATCGTCCAGCACTTGAATGATGGGAAGAGGACGTGTAAAGAAATCGAGGATTTCATGAAGGCCAG agcCGCGATAGAAGAAAAATATGCAAAGGAGCTGCTGGGTTTGTCCAAGAAAGTGTGTGGACACAGCGAAATGAA cACCCTGAAACGTTCGCTTGATGTCTTCAAATTAC AAACAGAAAATGTGAGTTTGTCCCATCTGCATTTGGCCCAAACCATGAGGGAGGAAGCAAAGAAATTAGAAGACttcagagagaaacagaaagaagCCCGGAAGAAG GTAGAACAGCATATGGATGCTCTTCATAAGCAGAAGGCCGCTCAATATAAGAAAACGACTGAT gcaaagaAGACTTATGAGCAAAAGTGTCGAGATAAAGAGGAAGCAGAACAGAACATGAACAGAAACGCCTCCACTAGCAGTTCCAAGCAGCAAGAAAAG CTGTATGCCAAAACACAGCAAGCCAAGCAGACGGCAGAGGAAGCCG ACAGGATATATAGTCAGAATGTGTCCTTGTTGGGGAAGTTGAGAGAGGAGTGGCTGAACGAGCATGTCAAAGCCTGTGAG ttttttGAAAAACAGGAAATGGAGAGGATCAGCACCCTGAGAAACGTGGTGTGGACCCATCTCAACCATCTCTCCCAGCAGTGTGTCACCAGCGATGAG CTCTATGAGGAAGTGAGGAAGTCACTGGAGCAATGTAACATTCAAGAAGACATCGAGCATTTTATCAACCTCAGAAGAACTGGAGACAAACCACCAG CATCTGTTCTGTATGAGAACTTCTACAATAATCAGAGATCAGCTCCCACTCGTTCCCTTCCCACGGCTGGCAG GAGAGCAGCAGCACCTCCACCACCAGTTGCAGAAA ATGATCCTTTATACTCAACTGTAGCAGAACCAGGATACAGCCTAATACGATACTAA
- the sub1a gene encoding SUB1 regulator of transcription a, with protein MPKSKEVLSSTSDSDSDSEVDTKAKRKRQATPEKPSKKQKSGETSKVSSGSKSSSSKNDNMFQIGKMRYVSVRDFKGKVLIDIREYWIDQEGEMKPGRKGISLNPEQWNQLKEQISEIDEAVRRI; from the exons ATGCCAAAGTCAAAGGAAGTGTTGTCTTCTACCTCAGACAGTGACTCTGACAGTGAAGTTGACACGAAG GCAAAGAGAAAGAGGCAAGCGACTCCAGAAAAGCcatcaaagaaacaaaaaagtggAGAAACCTCAAAAGTGTCATCTGGCTCTAAAAGCAGTAGCAGTAAAAATGACAATATGTTCCAG atCGGAAAGATGAGGTATGTGAGTGTTCGTGATTTCAAGGGAAAAGTGCTGATTGATATCCGGGAATACTGGATAGACCAAGAAGGTGAAATGAAACCAGGCCGGAAAG GTATTTCACTGAACCCAGAGCAGTGGAACCAACTAAAAGAGCAGATAAGTGAGATTGACGAGGCTGTGAGGAGGATATAA